In Myxococcus virescens, a single genomic region encodes these proteins:
- a CDS encoding M23 family metallopeptidase: MPSHAPGRKYSKSPFLLLALLALGAKAGAAETASVPVRTSSEDASLKAPPQLTLQPGTAKPGDPVLVTVSGMTAPPTGTLAGRALRFFPWGEGYLAVAGLPVEMAPGAAKVTAMGPVTPGAPQVELTGTLDVVESGYPSRELRVAGKYVKPPASVRKRMAADRRAFAEAFAQDFSAPHFAQNFAWPRADRITAPFGDRRTFNGKLSSQHFGVDIDGDPGTPVQAANDGTVVMARDNYAAGNTVLVHHGAGLYTAYFHLSRIDVKPGTQVKQGQLLGKVGSTGRVTGPHLHWGVKVDGLWVDGERLLKLDFFPHLPPSVARGGNAELGTP; the protein is encoded by the coding sequence ATGCCTTCGCACGCACCCGGCCGGAAGTATTCCAAGTCCCCTTTCCTGCTCCTCGCCCTGCTCGCACTTGGAGCGAAGGCCGGTGCGGCCGAAACCGCCTCGGTCCCCGTGCGCACGTCCAGCGAGGACGCTTCCCTGAAGGCCCCTCCGCAGCTGACGCTCCAGCCCGGCACAGCCAAGCCGGGAGACCCGGTGCTGGTGACGGTGAGCGGCATGACGGCGCCTCCCACCGGCACGCTCGCTGGACGCGCGCTGCGCTTCTTCCCCTGGGGTGAAGGCTATCTGGCCGTCGCCGGCCTGCCGGTGGAGATGGCGCCCGGCGCGGCGAAGGTGACGGCCATGGGCCCCGTCACGCCGGGAGCGCCGCAAGTGGAGCTGACGGGCACGCTGGACGTCGTGGAGTCCGGCTACCCGTCTCGGGAGCTGCGCGTGGCCGGCAAGTACGTGAAGCCGCCCGCGTCGGTGCGCAAGCGCATGGCCGCGGACCGCCGCGCCTTCGCTGAAGCCTTCGCCCAGGACTTCAGCGCGCCGCACTTCGCGCAGAACTTCGCGTGGCCGAGGGCGGACCGCATCACCGCGCCCTTCGGCGACCGCCGCACCTTCAACGGAAAGCTGTCCAGTCAGCACTTCGGCGTGGACATCGACGGGGACCCGGGCACGCCCGTGCAGGCCGCCAACGACGGCACGGTGGTGATGGCGCGCGACAACTACGCGGCGGGCAACACCGTGCTGGTGCACCACGGCGCGGGGCTCTACACGGCGTACTTCCACCTGTCCCGCATCGACGTGAAGCCGGGCACCCAGGTGAAGCAAGGCCAGCTGTTGGGCAAGGTGGGCAGCACCGGCCGCGTCACCGGCCCGCACCTGCACTGGGGCGTGAAGGTGGACGGGCTGTGGGTGGACGGAGAGCGCCTGCTGAAGCTGGACTTCTTCCC